In Rhodococcus sp. OK302, one genomic interval encodes:
- a CDS encoding NADPH-dependent FMN reductase translates to MTKIAIILGSTRPGRIGAPVAQWVLDHAKERTDADYELVDIADYNLPHLDETLPPSMGQYSQPHTKRWAAKIASFDGFIFVTAEYNHSIPGALKNAIDFVYAEWNNKAAGFVSYGSAGGTRAVEHLRLVMAEVQVADVRAQVALSLYTDFVNFSEFTPAAHHAASLGVLFDQVVAWSSALAPLRGGAAVAR, encoded by the coding sequence ATGACCAAGATCGCGATTATCCTCGGCAGCACCCGACCCGGCCGCATTGGCGCACCCGTCGCGCAGTGGGTCCTCGACCACGCCAAGGAACGTACCGATGCCGACTACGAACTCGTCGATATTGCGGACTACAACCTGCCGCATCTCGACGAGACGCTACCTCCGTCAATGGGGCAGTACTCCCAGCCTCACACCAAGCGATGGGCAGCCAAGATCGCATCCTTCGACGGTTTCATCTTCGTCACCGCCGAGTACAACCACTCGATACCCGGCGCACTGAAGAATGCCATCGACTTCGTTTATGCAGAGTGGAACAACAAGGCGGCGGGTTTCGTCAGCTACGGCAGTGCCGGCGGCACACGCGCCGTCGAACACCTCAGGCTGGTGATGGCCGAGGTTCAGGTTGCCGATGTCCGCGCCCAAGTTGCGCTGTCGCTGTACACCGACTTCGTGAACTTCAGTGAGTTCACTCCGGCAGCCCATCACGCCGCATCACTCGGAGTGCTCTTCGATCAGGTTGTTGCGTGGAGCAGTGCTCTCGCACCCCTGCGCGGCGGTGCCGCCGTTGCTCGCTAA
- a CDS encoding MspA family porin yields the protein MVVGAATVLVLALGSTTASAGIDNSSSIVDSKGNRIEVLQSDTFIHSSPPLDGSPLSVEFFHDGAASVKIDGPGAGGFTGTKLTIGYQIGYPISLPGAIVVVNSPNLDWALATDNHLNIGIASNPTRDRAGGTAGIGGNIIPSQQLLLNLAPGGITDVPLLANQPFDGPEATVRLSGVHGYVQGAVGPVTIRPYAKVVTSQGDTVVTYGVQQHL from the coding sequence GTGGTGGTCGGGGCTGCCACGGTCCTTGTCCTCGCCCTTGGCAGCACCACCGCGTCGGCCGGAATCGACAACTCCAGCTCGATCGTCGATTCCAAAGGAAACCGGATAGAAGTCCTGCAGAGTGACACATTCATCCATTCGAGCCCTCCGCTCGACGGCTCGCCCCTCAGTGTCGAGTTCTTCCACGATGGCGCAGCCAGTGTGAAGATCGATGGCCCGGGCGCCGGCGGTTTCACCGGTACCAAACTGACGATCGGCTATCAGATCGGCTACCCCATCTCTTTGCCCGGTGCGATCGTCGTCGTCAATTCGCCCAACCTCGACTGGGCGTTGGCGACCGACAACCACCTGAATATCGGAATTGCGTCCAATCCGACGCGTGACCGGGCAGGAGGGACTGCGGGAATCGGAGGCAACATCATTCCGTCGCAGCAACTACTTCTCAATCTGGCTCCGGGCGGAATCACTGATGTGCCACTGCTGGCAAACCAGCCATTCGACGGTCCGGAAGCCACGGTGCGTTTGTCGGGCGTTCACGGATATGTGCAGGGTGCTGTCGGCCCGGTAACTATCCGTCCCTACGCAAAAGTGGTCACTTCCCAAGGTGACACAGTAGTGACTTATGGTGTGCAGCAACACCTTTAA
- a CDS encoding LppP/LprE family lipoprotein translates to MLCNSKRIEWDLRHMKNRQLFVAVGLFSLALTACSGVDTDGPVSVGSSSSTVPVSVSRTPVTVPASEMPSASSLHSTVVDAPESETPPPPAYVPPEARACVDISSPVVSEAVQSLEPFSGRSWRATSAGAPCSTLVSVTADIEGATGSSPTNVLFFAGGEYLGTATAKPTAFTQVVGGNDYTVEVQYKWLEPGDVTADPTGGPVIVRYLWDGSSVQMLDQLPVQVTG, encoded by the coding sequence ATGCTGTGTAACAGTAAGCGGATTGAGTGGGATTTACGTCATATGAAGAATCGTCAGTTGTTTGTCGCTGTAGGACTCTTTTCATTGGCCCTCACCGCGTGTTCCGGTGTCGATACCGATGGACCTGTGAGCGTGGGTTCATCGTCGTCAACCGTGCCCGTTTCGGTGAGCCGGACTCCGGTTACTGTTCCCGCGTCAGAAATGCCATCGGCGAGTTCGCTGCACTCGACTGTCGTCGATGCACCTGAATCGGAGACACCGCCGCCGCCTGCATACGTGCCTCCGGAGGCACGGGCCTGCGTCGATATCAGTTCGCCGGTCGTGAGCGAAGCGGTTCAATCGCTCGAACCATTTTCTGGTCGGTCATGGCGGGCCACGTCGGCAGGTGCGCCCTGCTCGACGTTGGTGTCGGTGACTGCTGATATCGAGGGCGCAACGGGGAGTTCGCCGACGAACGTCTTGTTCTTTGCCGGCGGCGAGTATCTCGGCACCGCGACCGCGAAGCCGACCGCGTTCACCCAGGTGGTCGGTGGAAATGACTACACGGTGGAGGTGCAGTACAAGTGGCTGGAACCAGGTGACGTCACCGCTGATCCCACCGGTGGTCCGGTGATCGTGCGCTACCTGTGGGACGGGTCGTCGGTACAGATGCTCGATCAGCTTCCGGTGCAGGTGACGGGCTGA
- a CDS encoding class I SAM-dependent methyltransferase, translated as MQIDRVRDAYAERVDECVDAFGSMDSVHCADRELVSAWSQGIDGPVVDAGCGSGQWTNYLFERGVEIEGVDLVPEFIVHAKARFPDVPFRVGRLETLNVPDGSLGGVLSWYSIIHTPPAELRTILAEFARCIRPGGGLLLGFFEGATVEPFAHLVVEAYRWPVEGLRLELLAAGFETVETYTRTGPGYRPHGAIVARRSAV; from the coding sequence ATGCAAATCGATCGTGTGCGCGATGCCTATGCCGAGCGGGTGGACGAGTGCGTCGACGCTTTCGGATCGATGGATTCGGTGCACTGCGCGGATCGGGAGTTGGTGTCGGCCTGGTCGCAGGGAATCGATGGTCCCGTTGTCGACGCCGGCTGCGGGTCTGGCCAGTGGACCAACTACCTATTCGAACGCGGGGTCGAGATCGAGGGCGTCGACCTGGTGCCGGAGTTCATCGTGCACGCGAAGGCTAGGTTTCCGGATGTACCGTTCCGAGTCGGAAGGCTGGAAACGTTGAACGTGCCGGATGGTTCACTGGGTGGTGTGCTGTCGTGGTACTCGATAATCCACACGCCGCCCGCGGAGTTGCGCACGATATTGGCTGAGTTTGCGCGCTGCATCAGACCAGGGGGTGGACTCCTACTCGGGTTCTTCGAGGGTGCGACGGTCGAACCGTTCGCGCATCTTGTGGTCGAGGCGTATCGGTGGCCCGTGGAAGGATTGCGGTTAGAGCTGCTCGCGGCGGGATTCGAAACGGTCGAGACATATACGAGAACCGGCCCCGGCTACCGGCCGCACGGTGCGATCGTTGCCCGCCGCTCAGCTGTCTGA
- a CDS encoding pyridoxamine 5'-phosphate oxidase family protein yields the protein MALSENEREQFLAEPHIAALSVSNGSQRGPLTLPIWYLYSPGGSPWVLTGKGSTKARLIESAGHFSLMAQRLEPTIRYVSVEGPVDKIVPGTDEMLVEVSRRYLAPEKIDGYLDFARSQLGEQVAIYMTPQHWLSADLGQL from the coding sequence ATGGCACTCTCCGAAAATGAGCGTGAGCAATTCCTGGCCGAACCCCATATAGCGGCGCTGTCGGTATCGAACGGTTCCCAGCGCGGTCCGTTGACCCTCCCTATCTGGTATCTCTATTCGCCAGGAGGAAGTCCCTGGGTTCTGACGGGGAAGGGCTCGACAAAGGCCCGCCTGATCGAGTCTGCCGGGCACTTCTCACTCATGGCGCAACGACTTGAACCGACAATTCGCTATGTGAGCGTCGAAGGTCCCGTCGACAAGATCGTTCCGGGCACAGACGAAATGTTGGTCGAAGTGTCGCGGCGGTACCTGGCTCCGGAAAAAATCGACGGGTATCTCGATTTCGCGCGTTCACAGCTGGGCGAACAGGTTGCCATCTACATGACTCCACAACACTGGCTGTCTGCCGACCTCGGGCAACTCTAG
- a CDS encoding ATP-binding cassette domain-containing protein: protein MTHLNIADVDYFLPDGRQLLSGVSFRVGNGAKTALIGPNGTGKTTLLRIISGDAAADEGAVTRSGTLGVMRQFVGQVRDESTVRDLLLSVSPAPIRDAALALETAENTLIERDEESTQMKYSHALADWADVGGYETEDFWDKVTTSALGVPYDVAKWRAANSLSGGEQKRLVLEALFAGPDDALLLDEPDNYLDVPGKRWLEKTISESAKVVLFVSHDRELIANAATHIVTLEPGISGATSWTHGGGLVSYHQAREDRNARFEELRRRWDEELVKLRALVLRLREKAKFNDGVAARYHASQTRLAKFEAAGPPEAIPLQQKVTVRLSGGRTAKRALVCQNLELTGLMKPFDTEIWYGDRVAVLGSNGSGKSHFLRLLAGGGTDPGTEHLPVEALDIAPVKHGGTATLGARVRPGLFAQTHSRPDLTGNTLLEILHMGDEHRHGMGREAASRALDRYGLSLAAEQKYDDLSGGQQARLQILLLELSGATMLLLDEPTDNLDLHSADALEQGIAQFAGTVISVTHDRWFARGFDRFLVFGSDGNVYESESPVWDEARVERAR from the coding sequence GTGACTCACCTCAACATTGCCGATGTCGATTACTTCCTCCCCGATGGTCGACAGTTGCTCAGCGGTGTGAGCTTTCGAGTCGGCAACGGCGCCAAGACTGCATTGATCGGCCCGAACGGGACCGGCAAAACTACGTTGCTCCGCATCATCTCCGGGGATGCGGCCGCAGACGAAGGGGCTGTTACGCGATCAGGAACGCTGGGCGTGATGCGCCAGTTCGTCGGCCAAGTTCGTGACGAGTCCACCGTGCGTGATCTGCTGCTATCCGTGTCACCCGCCCCGATCCGCGACGCAGCACTGGCACTCGAAACCGCGGAGAACACGCTGATCGAGCGCGACGAAGAATCGACTCAGATGAAGTATTCGCACGCTCTGGCCGATTGGGCGGACGTGGGCGGCTACGAAACGGAAGACTTCTGGGACAAGGTCACCACTTCGGCTCTCGGCGTGCCCTACGACGTCGCGAAGTGGCGAGCAGCCAACTCGCTCAGTGGAGGAGAACAGAAGCGGTTGGTTCTGGAAGCACTGTTCGCCGGGCCTGACGACGCACTTCTTCTGGACGAGCCCGACAACTACCTCGACGTACCGGGAAAGCGATGGTTGGAAAAGACGATCTCGGAGTCTGCGAAGGTGGTCCTGTTCGTCAGCCACGATCGCGAACTGATTGCCAACGCCGCGACTCACATCGTCACCCTGGAACCAGGAATCAGCGGCGCTACGTCGTGGACACACGGTGGTGGTCTGGTTAGTTATCACCAAGCTCGTGAGGATCGCAACGCTCGCTTCGAAGAACTGCGTCGGCGTTGGGACGAAGAACTTGTGAAACTGCGTGCCCTGGTTCTCCGATTGCGTGAGAAGGCCAAGTTCAACGACGGCGTCGCTGCTCGGTATCACGCGTCGCAAACCAGGCTGGCGAAGTTCGAGGCGGCGGGGCCACCCGAGGCAATTCCGCTGCAGCAGAAGGTGACTGTTCGGCTCTCCGGTGGACGAACAGCCAAGCGCGCCTTGGTATGCCAAAATCTCGAGCTGACCGGGTTGATGAAGCCGTTCGATACCGAAATCTGGTACGGAGATCGAGTTGCCGTGTTGGGCTCCAACGGGTCGGGGAAGTCGCACTTCCTGCGACTCTTGGCGGGTGGAGGAACCGACCCGGGAACCGAGCACCTACCGGTCGAGGCGCTCGACATCGCTCCGGTAAAGCACGGCGGCACAGCGACGTTGGGCGCTCGGGTCCGTCCGGGACTATTTGCCCAGACGCATTCTCGGCCAGACCTGACCGGGAACACGCTGCTCGAGATCCTGCACATGGGCGACGAGCATCGACATGGGATGGGGCGCGAAGCGGCGAGCCGGGCTCTTGATCGCTACGGACTGTCCCTAGCCGCGGAGCAGAAGTACGACGATCTGTCCGGTGGTCAACAGGCGCGCCTGCAGATCCTGCTCCTGGAACTTTCCGGCGCCACGATGCTGTTGCTCGACGAGCCGACCGACAACCTCGACCTTCATTCGGCGGATGCCCTGGAGCAGGGGATCGCGCAGTTCGCCGGCACCGTCATCTCGGTTACCCATGATCGTTGGTTTGCGCGTGGGTTCGACAGGTTCCTTGTTTTCGGTTCGGACGGGAATGTGTACGAGAGTGAGTCTCCGGTGTGGGATGAAGCCAGGGTCGAACGGGCCCGCTGA
- a CDS encoding AMP-binding protein, with protein MQFNLADVFETVASSVPDRVALTYEGENFSYGQLDAEANRTAHLLTKAGISRGDHVALFLKNSVEHVTSILGLIKIRAVPINVNYRYTPAELEYIFTNSDSVAVVVELPEHQRVLASLLDACPKVRAVIVIGDITTELLTAAKARAVTVVSLAEARELPSTGEFETRTGDDLYLLYTGGTTGYPKGVMWRQDDFFRKPLSGGNPYGEGPRQDLAEIASAAKEFPELSFLIAAPLMHGAALYSLFTFFTLGARVVLRRDFDPKKVVEAIEKDSVQVILIVGDGMGMPLVDEMERRKGEVDFSSLFSITSGGAIWSTSVRDRMLAVKPDLLLRDNFGASESGNDGAFSIDEAGNLRMPPSPNMVLVDERLNEIPAGSEDVGYIARIGNVPLGYYKDEDKTARTFPTREDGTRLSVLGDMGKVEADGTIVFLGRGSQCINTGGEKVFAEEVEAALHAHPSIVDALVVPAPDARMGQQVAAVIAIYPGAPELTLDDVQEHCRKTLAGYKIPRTIVLVDEVKRTPAGKADYRWATTLASA; from the coding sequence ATGCAGTTCAACCTCGCAGACGTTTTCGAGACAGTCGCCAGCTCCGTACCGGATCGCGTTGCATTGACCTACGAAGGCGAGAACTTCTCTTACGGCCAGTTGGACGCAGAGGCCAACAGGACCGCCCATCTACTCACGAAGGCAGGCATCTCCCGGGGCGACCATGTCGCCCTGTTCCTGAAGAACAGCGTCGAACACGTCACTTCAATTCTTGGATTGATCAAGATCCGCGCGGTGCCGATCAACGTGAACTACCGGTACACGCCCGCCGAACTCGAGTACATCTTCACCAACTCCGACTCGGTCGCGGTGGTCGTGGAACTCCCCGAACATCAGCGTGTCCTCGCTTCACTTCTCGACGCATGCCCGAAGGTGCGGGCGGTAATCGTGATTGGCGACATCACCACCGAACTGCTCACCGCCGCGAAGGCACGCGCAGTGACCGTCGTTTCCTTAGCCGAGGCCCGCGAGTTGCCGTCCACCGGGGAGTTCGAAACCCGCACGGGCGACGACCTGTACCTGCTCTACACGGGAGGGACCACCGGATACCCGAAGGGCGTCATGTGGCGGCAGGACGACTTTTTCCGTAAGCCGCTCTCCGGCGGAAACCCGTACGGCGAAGGGCCACGGCAGGATCTCGCCGAGATCGCCAGTGCTGCAAAGGAATTTCCCGAACTCTCATTCCTCATTGCCGCACCGCTCATGCACGGCGCTGCGTTGTATTCGCTGTTCACCTTCTTCACCCTCGGCGCTCGCGTAGTCCTGCGGCGCGACTTCGACCCCAAGAAGGTCGTCGAAGCGATCGAGAAGGATTCGGTACAGGTGATCCTGATCGTCGGCGACGGCATGGGGATGCCGTTGGTCGACGAGATGGAACGTCGCAAGGGTGAGGTCGATTTCAGCTCCCTGTTCTCGATCACTTCGGGCGGTGCAATCTGGTCCACCAGCGTTCGGGACCGCATGCTGGCAGTCAAGCCGGACCTGCTGTTGCGGGACAACTTCGGCGCCTCGGAGTCCGGTAACGACGGCGCCTTCTCCATTGACGAGGCCGGCAATCTACGAATGCCGCCCTCTCCGAACATGGTCCTGGTCGACGAGCGACTGAACGAGATCCCGGCCGGCTCCGAGGACGTGGGTTACATCGCGCGCATCGGCAACGTCCCGCTCGGCTATTACAAAGACGAGGACAAGACTGCTCGGACGTTTCCGACCCGTGAGGACGGTACCCGACTGTCAGTGCTCGGTGACATGGGCAAGGTCGAAGCAGACGGCACCATCGTCTTTCTCGGCCGTGGCTCGCAATGCATCAACACCGGCGGCGAGAAAGTCTTCGCCGAAGAGGTCGAGGCAGCCCTTCACGCCCACCCGTCGATCGTCGACGCACTTGTCGTCCCCGCACCCGACGCACGCATGGGCCAGCAGGTCGCAGCGGTGATCGCAATCTACCCCGGAGCGCCGGAACTAACCCTGGACGACGTTCAGGAACACTGCCGTAAGACGTTGGCCGGCTATAAGATTCCGCGCACGATCGTGCTGGTCGACGAAGTCAAACGAACCCCCGCCGGCAAAGCCGACTACCGCTGGGCGACGACTCTGGCATCCGCCTAA
- a CDS encoding DUF7144 family membrane protein, with protein MSEEILVKQALAKTATLGGAVLLVTVGVLEFLQGISAIAKDDLIVAGPEYTYQLNLTAWGWIHLVLGIVIVAVGVMLFTGSTWARVGALVICGISIVVNFLWLPYYPWWAITIIALNVFVIWAVVTWNPDII; from the coding sequence ATGTCCGAGGAAATACTAGTCAAGCAAGCTCTGGCCAAGACAGCGACGTTAGGCGGAGCGGTTCTTCTAGTCACCGTCGGTGTGCTCGAATTCTTGCAGGGTATCTCCGCGATAGCCAAGGACGACCTCATCGTGGCGGGCCCCGAGTACACCTACCAGCTCAATCTGACCGCGTGGGGATGGATCCACCTCGTCCTCGGTATCGTCATCGTGGCGGTCGGTGTCATGTTGTTCACAGGGTCGACGTGGGCTAGGGTCGGCGCCCTGGTGATTTGCGGTATCTCGATCGTCGTCAATTTCCTGTGGTTGCCCTACTACCCGTGGTGGGCGATCACGATCATCGCCCTCAACGTGTTCGTGATCTGGGCGGTCGTTACATGGAACCCCGATATCATCTGA
- a CDS encoding ATP-binding protein: MALAVPGMVGNLPIALTSFVGRRRELTEARRLLAAARLVTLTGIGGVGKTRLALKTAEDSRRAFSDGVRLVELAEVHDPDSLKDAVAIAVGLRVRAARPPLDMLVEYLASRRLLLIMDNCEHLIEAVSPLCEVLLRRCPQIRILASSREPLGIDGEAVMRVPPLSVPDPRHAPQLDGLPQYEAVRLFVERAAAAVPEFRLTEENQGAVVGICRQLDGLPLLIELAAARLRAMSAKQIQDRLTDRYRLLNRGSRSAPTRQQSLRACVDWSHELCSKQEQKLWHRLAVFAGSFELDAAEGIYSEDFVDGELLDGVTSLIDKSILIREESGPAVRYRMLETIRDYGEAKLRESGEHTAFLRRYRDWYERLALQAADEWISPHQVVWIARLEREQANLRDTLTISLTADEEGAAVGLRTATALYPFWLSRGRLSEGRRWLERALACPSAATPAERAKALYACSALASMQGDVQAGMARVKEGRELNLEGHDAVSDALITHVEGLLALAAGDFGRGGECLETSLRVFRSKGMRLQIVEGLVGLELATVLLGDAERAAAWHAEVLAITEPCGEAVFRTYSLWATGMAELQRGDPAQAVSLFEEGLRLTRSVDDPLSAAWFLDVLAWIAAAAQEFGRAATLRGSAMAMWQIVDGPTVRFPSLLVHRDECRLQIVGGIGERGYKVALRHGRELTFEGAVAFALREKHVAVEPEPAEAATNLTRRERQVADLVAQGLTNKAIAEQLFISPRTAQGHVEHVLTKLGFTSRTQIAAWSVERTRDR, encoded by the coding sequence ATGGCGCTCGCCGTACCGGGCATGGTCGGGAACCTGCCCATCGCATTGACCAGCTTCGTCGGCCGCCGTCGTGAGTTGACCGAAGCGCGCCGACTGCTGGCCGCTGCGCGTTTGGTGACACTGACCGGGATCGGCGGGGTCGGCAAGACCAGGCTTGCGTTGAAGACCGCCGAAGACTCTCGAAGGGCCTTCAGCGATGGCGTACGACTGGTCGAACTCGCCGAGGTCCACGACCCAGACTCTCTGAAAGATGCGGTCGCCATTGCCGTCGGATTGCGCGTCCGCGCCGCTCGTCCTCCCCTGGATATGTTGGTGGAATATCTCGCATCACGTCGGCTGCTGCTAATCATGGACAACTGCGAGCACCTGATCGAAGCGGTCTCGCCACTGTGCGAGGTGCTGTTGCGCCGGTGCCCTCAAATTCGCATTCTGGCATCGAGCCGCGAGCCACTCGGTATCGACGGGGAAGCAGTCATGCGGGTTCCGCCGTTGTCGGTCCCGGATCCGCGGCATGCACCACAGTTGGACGGACTTCCACAGTATGAGGCGGTCAGGTTGTTCGTCGAGCGTGCCGCGGCGGCCGTTCCCGAGTTCCGGCTCACTGAAGAAAACCAGGGCGCCGTCGTCGGGATCTGTCGCCAGCTTGACGGTCTGCCGTTGCTGATCGAACTGGCGGCGGCACGGTTACGGGCGATGTCCGCGAAGCAGATCCAGGACCGGCTGACCGACCGCTACCGATTGCTGAACAGGGGAAGTCGTTCGGCTCCGACACGGCAGCAGTCGCTGCGTGCGTGCGTCGACTGGAGTCACGAACTGTGCTCGAAGCAGGAACAGAAACTATGGCACCGGCTGGCGGTCTTTGCGGGCAGCTTCGAACTGGATGCAGCCGAGGGCATCTACTCCGAAGACTTCGTCGACGGCGAACTGTTGGATGGCGTGACCTCCTTGATCGACAAGTCGATCCTGATCCGCGAGGAGTCAGGTCCTGCCGTGAGGTACCGGATGTTGGAGACGATCCGCGACTACGGCGAGGCGAAACTCCGTGAGTCCGGTGAGCACACGGCATTCCTCCGGCGGTACCGCGACTGGTACGAACGACTTGCATTGCAGGCCGCGGACGAGTGGATCAGCCCTCACCAAGTGGTGTGGATCGCCCGCCTCGAACGCGAACAGGCTAATCTCCGCGACACACTGACGATCAGCCTCACCGCGGACGAGGAGGGAGCAGCCGTAGGACTGCGGACGGCCACCGCGTTGTATCCCTTCTGGCTTTCCCGTGGTCGGCTCAGCGAAGGACGCCGCTGGCTGGAGCGTGCATTGGCCTGCCCGAGCGCGGCCACGCCGGCGGAACGCGCCAAGGCGCTATATGCGTGCAGCGCGCTTGCCTCAATGCAAGGCGATGTCCAGGCCGGAATGGCCCGCGTGAAGGAGGGGCGTGAACTGAACCTGGAGGGCCACGATGCCGTGTCAGACGCCCTAATCACCCACGTCGAGGGCCTTCTGGCACTCGCAGCCGGTGACTTCGGCCGGGGAGGCGAATGCTTGGAGACGAGTCTCCGGGTCTTCCGCTCGAAGGGCATGCGACTGCAGATCGTCGAGGGCCTGGTCGGTCTCGAGTTAGCCACGGTATTACTCGGCGACGCGGAACGGGCTGCCGCATGGCACGCGGAAGTGCTCGCGATCACCGAACCCTGCGGCGAAGCCGTCTTCCGGACCTACTCGTTGTGGGCCACGGGTATGGCGGAGTTGCAGCGGGGCGACCCCGCGCAAGCGGTCTCACTGTTCGAGGAAGGACTGCGGTTGACGCGGTCGGTGGACGACCCGCTGAGCGCTGCATGGTTCCTAGACGTGCTGGCATGGATTGCGGCCGCGGCGCAGGAGTTCGGACGAGCGGCCACCTTGAGGGGTTCGGCCATGGCAATGTGGCAGATCGTGGACGGCCCGACAGTCCGATTTCCCAGCCTGCTCGTTCACCGCGACGAGTGCCGGCTACAGATCGTCGGTGGGATCGGCGAACGCGGGTACAAGGTGGCGCTTCGCCACGGCCGAGAGCTGACATTCGAGGGCGCAGTCGCGTTCGCACTCCGAGAGAAGCACGTAGCGGTTGAACCCGAGCCGGCTGAGGCCGCGACGAACCTGACCCGCCGCGAGCGCCAGGTTGCCGATTTGGTGGCGCAAGGACTGACCAACAAGGCGATCGCTGAACAGTTATTCATCTCTCCGCGCACCGCTCAGGGCCATGTCGAGCACGTGCTGACCAAGCTCGGCTTCACCTCCCGGACCCAGATCGCCGCGTGGTCCGTCGAACGCACCCGCGATCGATAG
- a CDS encoding Ig-like domain-containing protein, with protein MKQSNTLRAIGGLSVCAVAAGFAVAIGGGIATAAPGSTTWTDQYSTFTRTIDNATPTGDDTVTVTTKWARIDSNWEKLNWVKDYHSTCLTYVSGSAKVTDAAGVHTIEPYVEMAADYTAVDFTSLGYQPTAKRGVDTPILSIQYKVGYDCDRGTILTAGLIYNGSRGTGIYTNPGPSIRVAKNTSTTTLDAVPARTKVGQTVPLSAAVTGGADGDIVEFYDGTTKIGESSLAAGKATMMWTPALGAHILTAKFLGTTKANESVSPAQNVPVAPADVATTTSVTGPATAVAGTDVILGVQVSPAPALGGKVQFKDGGTDIGGLVDLDTQGNASTTAALAAGNHAITAVFTGFNEHLASTSGAHNIAVTPANVDTTTTVTAPATATTGVEVELVVNVSPTSAGGTVQFMDGDNKIGLPVTVVNGKATLKHTFTSAGTSNITAVHSDAAGNVISTSEIRTVTVTDTETPGGGNIGGSLGNIFGS; from the coding sequence ATGAAGCAGAGCAACACTCTTCGTGCAATCGGAGGCCTGAGCGTATGCGCTGTGGCGGCCGGATTCGCGGTCGCGATCGGCGGCGGAATTGCAACTGCGGCGCCGGGTTCGACCACCTGGACCGACCAATACAGCACCTTCACCCGCACCATTGACAACGCCACCCCCACCGGCGACGACACCGTCACCGTCACCACCAAATGGGCCCGCATCGACTCCAACTGGGAAAAGCTCAATTGGGTGAAGGACTACCACTCGACCTGCCTGACCTACGTTTCGGGTTCCGCGAAGGTCACCGACGCCGCCGGCGTCCACACCATCGAACCTTACGTCGAGATGGCCGCCGACTACACTGCCGTCGACTTCACCAGCCTCGGCTACCAACCGACCGCAAAGAGGGGTGTCGACACCCCGATCCTGAGCATCCAGTACAAGGTCGGCTACGACTGCGACCGCGGCACCATCCTGACCGCCGGTCTGATCTACAACGGCTCGCGCGGCACCGGCATCTACACCAACCCAGGACCGTCGATCAGGGTCGCCAAGAATACCTCGACCACCACACTGGATGCGGTCCCCGCGCGCACGAAGGTGGGCCAAACGGTGCCGCTGAGCGCCGCGGTCACGGGCGGCGCCGATGGAGACATCGTCGAGTTCTACGACGGTACAACCAAAATCGGGGAGAGTTCGTTGGCAGCCGGCAAAGCGACGATGATGTGGACGCCGGCGCTGGGCGCGCACATCCTGACCGCGAAGTTCCTGGGCACGACGAAGGCCAACGAGTCGGTCTCGCCAGCACAGAACGTCCCGGTCGCCCCGGCGGACGTCGCCACCACCACGTCGGTGACCGGTCCGGCCACCGCGGTTGCGGGCACGGACGTGATTCTCGGCGTACAGGTTTCGCCCGCCCCGGCCCTCGGCGGCAAGGTCCAGTTCAAGGACGGTGGCACCGACATCGGCGGCCTGGTCGACCTCGACACCCAGGGCAACGCCTCCACTACGGCGGCACTCGCTGCCGGCAACCACGCCATCACCGCAGTGTTCACCGGATTCAACGAACACCTGGCATCGACCTCAGGTGCACACAACATTGCGGTCACGCCGGCCAACGTCGACACCACAACCACAGTGACAGCTCCGGCCACCGCAACAACGGGAGTCGAAGTAGAACTGGTCGTGAACGTCTCCCCGACCTCGGCCGGTGGAACCGTCCAGTTCATGGACGGCGACAACAAGATCGGTCTTCCGGTCACAGTGGTCAACGGCAAGGCGACGCTCAAGCACACCTTCACGAGCGCCGGCACCAGCAATATCACCGCGGTCCATAGCGACGCCGCAGGTAACGTCATCTCGACCTCCGAGATCCGCACGGTCACAGTTACCGATACCGAGACCCCCGGCGGCGGCAACATCGGCGGTTCGCTGGGGAACATCTTCGGATCCTGA